A genomic region of Rhipicephalus sanguineus isolate Rsan-2018 chromosome 3, BIME_Rsan_1.4, whole genome shotgun sequence contains the following coding sequences:
- the LOC119387606 gene encoding cuticle protein 10.9-like, whose product MYTKLILLCMAAGAYAGGRFGFHHGGFGGPVFAAAAAPVVAKVGLAEPVYPPQPYTFGYDTVDEYGNKQFRNEQSDSNNVKTGSYGYTDANGLYRRVNYVADAHGFRTTIETNEPGTKAGASADAVYNANPVVSGPVVKAAAAFLAPTYAKLTVPAYAFAGHHHGYGSRY is encoded by the exons CTTATCCTTCTGTGCATGGCAGCGGGCGCCTACGCCGGCGGACGCTTCGGTTTCCACCATGGAGGATTCGGAGGGCCCGTCTTTGCCGCCGCAGCTGCACCTGTTGTCGCCAAGGTTGGCCTCGCCGAGCCCGTATAC CCTCCGCAACCGTACACGTTCGGCTACGACACTGTGGACGAGTATGGCAACAAGCAGTTCCGTAACGAGCAGAGCGACTCGAACAACGTGAAGACTGGCTCGTACGGATACACAGACGCCAACGGACTGTACCGACGGGTAAACTACGTCGCCGACGCTCACGGCTTCCGCACCACGATTGAGACCAACGAGCCAGGAACGAAGGCCGGTGCCAGCGCCGACGCTGTCTACAATGCAAACCCAGTCGTCAGCGGTCCAGTGGTCAAGGCCGCAGCCGCCTTCCTGGCGCCCACGTACGCCAAGCTCACAGTTCCGGCATACGCGTTCGCCGGACATCACCACGGCTATGGATCACGCTACTAG